The Rudaeicoccus suwonensis sequence TAGATGTTGCCGACGCCTGCGAAGATCTTCTGGTCCATCATCAGCACGCCGATCGGACTGGCAGACTTACGGATTCGCGCCCGGGCGACGTCGGGGTCGGCATCCGGTCGCAGCGGATCGGGGCCGAGCGAGGCGACCGTTCGCTCCTTGTCGGCCGGGCTGCTCAGCGCGCAGATCGTGGCGCCTCGCAACTCCATCGTGACGTCCGGGTCGAGTGCGCTCATCCGCCACCGGGCGTTCTCGGTGGCGGGGTCGGCCTCGGCGAAGAAGAAGAACTTGCCGATCAGTCCGAGGTGGATGTGCACCTGCTCGTCGAGGTCCTCGAAGCGGAGGTACATGTGCTTGCCGAAGGCCTCCGCGAGTTCGAACTCACGCCCGTCGACCACCGCGGCTGCGTCGAACCGGCCCTGCGGACTGGTCGAACGCACCTCGCGGCGGCCGAACTGGCGGTTGAGTTCTCCGGCGATGCGGTGGGTGACGTGTCCTTCCGGCATCC is a genomic window containing:
- a CDS encoding Fpg/Nei family DNA glycosylase → MPEGHVTHRIAGELNRQFGRREVRSTSPQGRFDAAAVVDGREFELAEAFGKHMYLRFEDLDEQVHIHLGLIGKFFFFAEADPATENARWRMSALDPDVTMELRGATICALSSPADKERTVASLGPDPLRPDADPDVARARIRKSASPIGVLMMDQKIFAGVGNIYRAETLFRHNIDPMMAGRFLRNAEFDALWDDLVELMPLGVRDGRIDTVRPEHSPEATGRDPRVDKHGGEVYVYRRAGQPCLVCGTPISTTELASRNLFWCKHCQPRSRRRSVRD